One segment of Bradyrhizobium sp. CB2312 DNA contains the following:
- the hisC gene encoding histidinol-phosphate transaminase, translated as MSRPVPNPGILDIAPYTPGKSPVPEPGRKVFKLSANETPFGPSPKAIEAFKRVADHLEDYPEGTSRVLREAIGRSFGLDPNRIICGAGSDEILNLLAHTYLSQGDEAISTTHGFLVYPIATMAVGAKNVVAQETNLTCNVDAILKAVTPKTKLVWLANPNNPTGTYVPFDEVKRLRAGLPSHVLLVLDAAYSDYVSRNDYEMGIELVATTENTVVTHTFSKIHGLAALRIGWMFGPEHIIDAVNRIRGPFNVSTPAMYAAVAAIEDTAHQAMSKQFTETWRNWLTEEIGKLGLKVTPSVANFVLIHFPTDGKTSDAADAYLTKRGLVLRALKNYGLPHSLRMTIGTEEANRLVVDALRDFMAGK; from the coding sequence ATGTCCCGCCCCGTGCCGAATCCCGGCATTCTCGATATTGCGCCCTACACGCCCGGCAAGAGCCCGGTGCCGGAGCCGGGCCGCAAGGTGTTCAAGCTCTCGGCCAACGAGACCCCGTTCGGACCCTCGCCGAAGGCGATCGAGGCCTTCAAGCGCGTGGCGGATCATCTGGAGGATTATCCGGAAGGCACCTCGCGCGTGCTGCGCGAGGCGATCGGCCGCTCGTTCGGGCTCGACCCCAACCGCATCATCTGCGGCGCTGGCTCGGACGAGATCCTCAACCTGCTCGCCCACACCTATCTCAGCCAGGGCGACGAGGCGATCTCGACCACCCACGGGTTCCTGGTCTACCCGATCGCGACCATGGCGGTGGGCGCCAAGAACGTCGTCGCGCAGGAGACCAACCTCACCTGCAACGTCGACGCCATCCTCAAGGCGGTGACACCGAAGACGAAGCTGGTCTGGCTCGCCAACCCCAACAACCCGACCGGCACCTATGTGCCGTTCGACGAGGTCAAGCGGCTGCGCGCCGGCCTGCCGTCGCACGTGCTGCTGGTGCTGGATGCCGCCTATTCCGACTATGTCTCGCGCAACGATTACGAGATGGGAATCGAGCTGGTCGCCACCACCGAGAACACGGTGGTGACGCACACCTTCTCCAAGATCCACGGGCTTGCCGCGCTGCGCATCGGCTGGATGTTCGGCCCCGAGCACATCATCGACGCCGTCAACCGCATCCGCGGGCCGTTCAACGTGTCGACGCCGGCGATGTACGCCGCGGTCGCCGCCATTGAAGACACCGCGCACCAGGCGATGTCGAAGCAGTTCACCGAGACCTGGCGCAACTGGCTGACCGAAGAGATCGGCAAGCTCGGACTGAAGGTGACGCCGAGTGTCGCCAATTTCGTGCTTATCCACTTCCCGACCGACGGCAAGACCTCGGACGCGGCCGACGCCTACCTCACCAAGCGCGGCCTCGTGCTGCGCGCGCTGAAGAATTACGGCCTGCCGCATTCGCTGCGCATGACCATCGGCACCGAGGAGGCCAACCGCCTCGTGGTCGACGCCTTGCGCGACTTCATGGCCGGCAAATGA